The following coding sequences lie in one Arachis ipaensis cultivar K30076 chromosome B05, Araip1.1, whole genome shotgun sequence genomic window:
- the LOC107642561 gene encoding beta-galactosidase 13-like, translated as MLLFSGSIHYPRCPPEMWPNIFKKAKEGGLNVIQTYVFWNIHEPVQGQFNFEGDYDLVKYIKTIGESGMYATLRVGPFIEAEWNYGGLPVWLKHVPNITFRSDNEPFMYHMEKFTTIIIKKMMDEKLFASQGGPIILSQIENEYNTVQKAYKEHGTAYVHWAGDMAVGLNTGVPWIMCKQSDAPGSVINTCNGRNCGDTFVGPNSPNKPILWTENWTAQYRAFGDPPSQRTAEDIAFSIARFFSKNGTLANYYMYYGGTNFGRTTSSFITTRYYDEAPLDEYGLQREPKWGHLRNLHDALKLSQKALLWGTPSLQEFSDDTEARVYEGKGNTCTAFLSNNNTLLDATVEFRGVKYYLPPRSISILPDCKIVVYNSRMIVSQHNERRYKDSNIANNLQWTMFKETIPTPDTSPLKFVEPLEHFSTTKDDSDYLWFTTSLKLDATQLNSATGRLVLEITSLGHLLHAFVNGEYIGSGHGTLIRKNFVFKKPISLKPGVNYISILGATVGFPDSGSYLEHRVAGVRAITLLGLKTSPLDLSRKGWSHKISLDGEKNNIFTEQGSQKVKWTKADKGAALTWYKANFDAPEGNDPVAIQMETMSKGMVWVNGKSIGRYWPSYLSPLGNPSQGIYHIPRAFLKPKENLIVVLEEMGGKVEGIKIQTVNRDTICSIVREDYPPNVKTWRRDLGVVSTKVKNPKPTANLACPENKIITHVEFASYGDPVGECGHLFPGNCTSPNSQKVVEQYCLGKAKCAVPLDKNIFDNQGKLCPNNLKTLAVQAHCGHQT; from the exons ATGCTTCTCTTCTCTGGTTCAATTCATTATCCTCGTTGCCCCCCTGAG ATGTGGCCAAACATTTTCAAGAAAGCCAAAGAAGGAGGGCTAAATGTGATTCAGACTTATGTCTTTTGGAATATTCATGAACCAGTACAAGGCCAA TTCAATTTTGAAGGAGACTATGATTTAGTGAAATATATAAAGACAATTGGGGAGAGTGGTATGTATGCAACACTTAGAGTTGGGCCATTCATAGAGGCTGAATGGAATTATGG AGGATTGCCAGTATGGTTAAAACATGTTCCCAACATTACATTCAGATCAGACAATGAACCTTTCATG TATCACATGGAAAAGTTCACCACAATAATCATAAAAAAGATGATGGATGAGAAGCTTTTTGCCTCTCAAGGAGGTCCAATTATTTTGTCACAG attgaAAATGAATATAACACAGTTCAAAAGGCATACAAAGAACACGGAACGGCGTACGTCCATTGGGCAGGAGACATGGCAGTTGGCCTAAACACTGGAGTTCCATGGATTATGTGCAAGCAATCAGATGCACCAGGTTCAGTG ATAAATACTTGCAATGGAAGAAACTGTGGAGATACTTTTGTTGGCCCCAACAGTCCTAATAAACCAATATTATGGACTGAGAATTGGACAGCACA GTATAGAGCATTTGGAGATCCTCCATCACAAAGAACTGCTGAAGACATTGCATTCTCCATTGCTAGATTCTTCTCTAAGAATGGAACTCTTGCTAACTATTATATG TATTATGGTGGAACGAATTTTGGACGAACAACGTCGTCTTTCATAACAACTCGGTACTATGATGAAGCTCCTCTTGATGAATATG GACTGCAGAGGGAACCAAAATGGGGGCATCTGCGAAACTTGCACGACGCTTTGAAACTTAGCCAGAAAGCTTTATTGTGGGGAACTCCATCACTGCAAGAGTTCAGTGATGATACAGAG GCCAGAGTTTATGAGGGGAAAGGAAACACATGCACTGCTTTCTTGTCTAACAACAACACTTTATTGGATGCAACTGTGGAATTTAGAGGAGTCAAATATTACCTGCCGCCGCGTTCTATAAGCATACTCCCCGACTGCAAAATAGTTGTCTACAACTCAAGAATG ATTGTTTCCCAACACAATGAAAGAAGATACAAGGATTCAAATATTGCCAATAATCTCCAATGGACAATGTTCAAAGAGACCATTCCTACCCCAGATACTTCTCCTCTTAAATTTGTAGAGCCTTTGGAGCACTTCAGCACAACCAAGGATGATTCTGATTATCTATGGTTTACAACAAG TTTAAAGTTGGACGCTACTCAGTTAAACTCGGCAACTGGTCGCCTGGTGCTTGAAATAACATCCCTTGGTCACCTTTTGCATGCATTTGTGAATGGTGAATACATAG GATCTGGGCATGGGACCCTTATACGAAAGAATTTCGTCTTCAAAAAACCGATATCCTTGAAGCCAGGAGTAAATTACATATCAATCTTGGGTGCAACTGTTGGGTTCCCT GATAGCGGATCCTATTTGGAGCACAGGGTCGCTGGTGTGCGCGCTATAACCCTGCTTGGCCTTAAAACTAGTCCTCTTGATCTGTCGAGAAAAGGATGGTCACATAAG ATCAGCTTAGATGGCGAAAAAAATAACATTTTCACAGAGCAGGGTTCTCagaaggttaagtggactaaagCCGACAAGGGGGCGGCTCTTACATGGTACAAG GCTAACTTTGATGCTCCTGAGGGAAATGACCCTGTTGCTATTCAAATGGAAACCATGTCCAAAGGCATGGTTTGGGTTAATGGAAAAAGCATTGGGCGTTATTGGCCATCATACCTCTCTCCTCTAGGAAATCCTTCGCAGGGCAT ATATCATATCCCAAGAGCTTTCTTGAAGCCAAAGGAAAATCTAATAGTTGTATTAGAGGAAATGGGAGGGAAAGTAGAGGGTATCAAGATCCAAACCGTCAATAGAGATACAATTTGCAGCATAGTAAGGGAAGATTATCCACCAAATGTGAAGACATGGAGGAGAGATCTGGGCGTGGTAAGCACCAAAGTGAAGAATCCAAAACCAACAGCAAACTTGGCGTGTCCTGAGAACAAAATAATTACTCATGTAGAATTTGCAAGTTATGGTGATCCGGTAGGCGAGTGTGGACATTTGTTCCCTGGAAACTGCACTTCACCAAATAGCCAGAAGGTGGTTGAACAG TATTGCCTGGGAAAGGCAAAGTGTGCTGTGCCCCTGGACAAGAATATATTTGACAACCAAGGAAAATTATGTCCAAATAACTTAAAGACTCTTGCTGTTCAAGCACACTGTGGCCACCAAACCTGA
- the LOC107642564 gene encoding 3-dehydroquinate synthase, chloroplastic yields MASSTATQFSLSLSAKHAAPTTASKLPTRVSSLQKPNLVPPHFGLRCSHSQSVPLSKSRICASSAQVMDPVTSKNEPTIVDVDLGNRSYPIYIGSGLLHKPELLQRHVHGKRVLVVTNNTVAPLYLDKVIDALTKGNPNVSVESVILPDGEQYKDMDTLMKVFDKAIESRLDRRSTFVALGGGVIGDMCGYAAASFLRGVNFIQIPTTVMAQVDSSVGGKTGINHRLGKNLIGAFYQPQCVLIDTDTLNTLPDRELASGFAEVIKYGLIRDAEFFEWQEKNMQALMARDPAALAYAIKRSCENKAEVVSLDEKESGMRATLNLGHTFGHAIETGVGYGKWLHGEAVAAGTVMAVDMSYRLGWIDDSIVKRVGDILKQAKLPTTPFPCLIFFCFVDKKVADGLLRLILLKGPLGNCVFTGDYDRKALDDTLHAFCKS; encoded by the exons ATGGCTTCTTCCACCGCCACCCAATTCTCCCTTTCCCTCTCCGCCAAACACGCAGCCCCAACAACAGCCTCCAAGCTACCCACTCGTGTCTCCTCGCTTCAAAAACCGAACTTGGTGCCACCCCACTTCGGATTACGATGTTCTCACAGTCAAAGTGTCCCTCTTTCGAAATCAAGGATTTGCGCTAGCTCAGCTCAAGTTATGGATCCCGTCACTTCAAAGAATGAACCCACCATCGTTGACGTCGATTTGGGCAACCGCAGCTACCCCATTTATATTGGATCCGGCTTGCTCCACAAACCCGAGCTTCTCCAGAG GCATGTCCATGGAAAGAGGGTTCTTGTGGTCACTAATAACACGGTTGCACCATTGTATCTAGACAAGGTCATTGATGCTTTAACAAAGGGAAACCCAAACGTTTCAGTCGAGAGTGTAATTTTGCCGGATGGCGAGCAGTACAAGGACATG GATACGCTTATGAAAGTCTTTGACAAGGCCATCGAGTCACGGTTGGACCGACGCAGTACATTTGTTGCCCTTGGAGGAGGTGTGATTGGAGACATGTGTGGCTATGCTGCTGCTTCCTTTCTACGGGGTGTTAATTTTATTCAGATTCCTACCACTGTTATGGCTCAG gtTGATTCATCAGTTGGTGGTAAAACTGGGATAAATCATCGTCTTGGAAAGAATCTAATTGGTGCATTTTACCAACCCCAATGTGTGCTTATTGACACAGACACATTGAATACGTTGCCAGATAGGGAACTAGCATCAGGTTTTGCAGAGGTTATAAAGTATGGGCTTATTAGGGATGCAGAATTTTTTGAGTGGCAAGAGAAAAATATGCAGGCATTAATGGCAAG AGATCCTGCGGCACTGGCATATGCTATAAAGCGATCATGTGAAAACAAGGCTGAGGTTGTCTCCTTAGATGAGAAGGAAAGTGGAATGAGAGCAACGTTAAACCTGGGCCATACATTTGGTCAT GCAATAGAAACTGGAGTTGGCTATGGGAAGTGGCTTCATGGAGAGGCTGTTGCAGCTGGCACG GTAATGGCTGTTGACATGTCATATCGCTTAGGTTGGATTGATGATTCGATTGTGAAACGAGTTGGAGACATTTTAAAACAGGCTAAGTTACCTACTACACCCTTTCCATgcttgattttcttttgtttt GTTGATAAAAAGGTAGCAGATGGGTTGCTAAGACTTATCCTTCTGAAGGGTCCTCTGGGCAATTGTGTCTTCACCGGGGACTATGATAGAAAGGCACTAGATGATACTCTTCATGCATTCTGTAAATCCTGA